DNA sequence from the Bacteroidota bacterium genome:
CTTAAGAGCATCGTTGGGATGAATTGTGAAGCCGAGAAGGAGTATTGAAGTTAGTAGGATTAAACTAGAATAGTAAAAGGGTTTTTTACTAAAATTAAAATGGTTTTTGAAAGCTTTCATGTTAATTGAATTTAGGATTTTTATATTAATTGAATATGTTTATTTTATGTTGTTATGATATATCGATAGATTGCATAGAGGATGTTTAATTTCATGTTTTTTTATCTTGGGCTTCAGAATTTAAAAATTGGAACTTATTCATAATATTGGCTGGGGCTCTATTATTATTAATTTCATTCATCATAAAATTCATAGCCGGAGTTACATGTTCAAAAAACATTTTGTAGGATTTGCATAAATAATTTAAGCCTTGTTCCCCATTAGGAGTTTCCATAAAACGATGTTTTGGGCATGCTCCGTGGCATGCAAATAGAAACTCACAATCATGGCAATCGGTTGGCAAACTTTCCAATTTATCATTACTAAATTCAGCATGCTGTTTCGAATGCATTAATTCGTCAGGCGAAGTAATATTTGTGTTTCCAAGACGGTATTTGTCATAAACAAAATGGTCGCAACTATATAAATCACCGTTATGCTCCATCACAGCTGTCATTCCGCAGGTTTCTTGAAATACACACAAACCCGGAGGCTCACCAATCCAGTTTGCCAGAGTTACATCAAATAATTGTACATAATACTGACCCACATCTTTTTTAACCCATTCATCAAAAATAGAACACAAAAAATGACCAAATTTTATGGGTTCAACCGACCAATCGGTAACATGTGCCTCTTTATCATAAGTATTATCAACCAGCTGAAGCGTTTCAGGTGCAACAGCAATTCGTTCAACGATTGGAATAAATTGCATGAACGTGCTGCCAATAGATTTTAGGAAATTGTAAACTTCTAAAGGATATGCTGAGGTTAAATTATTGACTACAGATAAAGTATTGAATTCAACCCTGTGTCGATGCATCAATTCAACACTTTTCATTACCCTGTGAAAACTAGAGTTACCTGATTTTGTTTTGCGATAGTAATCATGCAGTTTTTCTGGTCCATCAACCGATATGCCTACCAGAAAATTATTATCTCTAAAAAATTCACACCAATTTTCATCTATGTAAGTGCCATTTGTTTGAAAAACATTATTGATTTTTTTACTTCCTGCATATTTTTTTTGCAATACAAGTGCATTTTTGAAATATTCAATTCCCAGAATACCTGGCTCTCCACCTTGCCAAACGAAAGTTATTTCATTTACATCTTGCTCCCGAATATATTGCTGGGTAAATTTTTCTAAAAGATGTTCATCTAATTTAAAATTCGCGGTCTTTGGATAAAGGTTCTTTTTTTCAAGATAATAACAATAAGCGCAGTTTAAATTACATACCGAACCAACGGGTTTTAGCATGATGGTAAAAGTTCTGGCTCCTTCATACTTTTTGAACGCTTCATTAAAAGATATTATTCCTGATCTGTTATCCATAAATTAAGCCCAGTAAATATTAATGTTTTGGTATATCAAATTTGTGATTTTAATTAATTTTTTGGTATAGCTTTTCGCCAACCATCAGCCAATTGATGTGAAAGCATGTCAACAATTTCCTTGTATTGCGTTTGATTTGCTAAGTTCTGATTTTCTTGAGGATCTGTATCGTGATCGAATAATTCTTTACTTAACAAGTTACCCCTGGTGTCATCTTTATTCCAATCATACCATTCTACATAACGATATCTATCGGTTCTCATAGTATAACCCATCATCTCTTTTTTTACATAAGGTGATGGCCTGTATCTGCCCAACAGATATTGGCTAAAAGCAGCTGATTTCCATTCCTTGTCAGGATTTTCTAATAAAGGAACTACACTGGTTCCGTGTAAATATGAAGGAACAGGGAGATTGGCCATTTCGCATAAGGTTGGATATATGTCCACAAATTCAGTTAATGCGTTGCTATGTTTTCCCTTGGCTGCAACTCCGGCTCCACTGATAATCATGGGAACATGAGTATCGATTTCATAATTGGTGTGTTTGCTCCACCCATTATGCTCGCCCAGTTTCCATCCATGATCTCCCCAAAGGACAATTACTGTATTTTCTGCTAATCCAAGTCTGTTGAGCTCATCCAGTAGTCTTCCAATTTGTGCATCGGTATATGAAACACTGGCATAGTAACCATGTTTGATTTTTCTTTGCTTCTCTTCGCTCCATGATTTCTCAAATGGTAGAGGCAAATCCTGAGAATTAGAATATCCCCTTAACTCTGCATCTCCATGAATCGCATAATCAGGACTGTCTTTTGGGGGAAATTGGTTTTCAGCCAAAGGTATTTTTTCCCGATCATACATATCCCAATATTTTTTTGGGGCATTGAATGGAAGATGTGGTCTGTAATAACCAACAGATAGGAAAAATGGTTCATTTTTGGTTTTTAACTCTCTAAGCACTTCTATGGCTCGGGTAGTTTGCGCTCCATCGTAATAAAAATCATCAGGAACATCCGCACACTCAGTTGCATTTGCTTTAACATACCAATATCCCAATTGATCTTTTTTCTTCCCTGCTTTTTCAAGTTGTTTAGCCTTTTCTGCTTGTATCTTAAGGTTTTCTTCGTTTGCATAAACGGCATCGGGGTCGAAAGGAAATCCAGCAATGTTTTCCGGAACAACCGACCAGGATATAGTGTCGGGATCGTTATTGTGAAATGCTTTACCAAAACCTACGGTGGTATATCCGTTATTTTTAAAAAACTGGGGAAGAGTAACCACATCTGGTAAAATATCTCTGAAATGTATTTTTAAATCCCACACTTTCGTGGAGTCAGGGCGAAGCCCTGTAAGTAAACTCACCCTTGAGGGATTACAAACTGCTTGTTGGCAATACGTTCGGTTAAAAGCAACTCCTTGTGCTGCCAATCGGTCGATATTTGGGGTTTTAATATTTGTATCGCCATAACAGCCTAATTCAGGACGAAGGTCATCTACCGGAATAAACAAAAAATTAAGTTTAGCTTGGTCAGAGGTCTCCTTTTTTGCTTCTCCCTCTTTTATTGAACACGAATTCATCGCAATGAGGGATGAAATTGATACTAAAAATAAATTTTTATTGTATTTCATAATAAAGGGTATATTAAAGTTGATTCATTGCTAAAATAATCACCGTTAGGTGAAGTAGTATTCTTCCATCTTCTTTAAAGAACAATTATCTCATCTAAAATACAGACTTATTCAAACATCAGTCGATAGTAGTTCACTTATTACTTAACGTAAAAATAGAAATTTTTATATGATAATACAATAAATATATAATGTATTATACACTACTCGCTCAGAAAACTGATTTTTCATATCAGGTGACATTGAACTATTTAAAAAACACATTTTTATCAGGGATTCATCCGCCACTGGCGGATAAATATTCCGATAAGCGTAGCGATATCGGGAAGTCCTTTCGGAGGCACTTGCTGATTAAAACATTTTTAAGGAAGGCAAAAGCAGGCACAAAAAAGCTTGCTTTTTTATTAAGGGCATATTACCGAAAAATGGTTGGTAAAACCTTCTATAATCCAATATTGATATTTAATTACTTTGCATAAAATTCTTTTAGGCTCTTGATTGCCGCATGTCGGCCAATTTCGACCAATTCCTCTGCTTTGTAAAAGTCATAGGTGCTGCACGAATCACGTGAAATATTGATTAAAATATCAGGCTTGTACTTTTCGAGTGACATTTGTGCATTATGATAGGTCATTAAACCAATGGTTTTATTAATCAATTCAAAATACCCAAGTTTTTCAGTCTTGCTCATGGGATGGGTTTTGTTCAGATGATGGTAGAAATCTCTAATCTTTTTTTGATAAATAGATAGCTTAATAGCTGTTTCCTTTTTCGTAATGACCGGTTTATCTATAGGAATATTCGCATTCACATTTACAACAATCAAAATATCGCCAGGGGTTCTGTGGGCATAATTAATGGGAATATTATTTATCACCCCTCCATCAACTAATAATCCGTCTTCCGTTTTAACGGGTGTAAATATGGTTGGAATAGAAATGGAAGCCCTGATGGCATCAAATATGCTACCTTTGGTAAAAACCACTTCCTTTTTGTTCATAATATCAGCGGCTACCGCAGTATAGTTTATTTTTAAATCTTCTATATTCACGTCGGGGATAAACTCTTTCATTTTATTGAATACTTTGTCGCCTTTCACCAAACCCTGGGTACTAAATGAAAAATCGATCAGACTGAAAACTTTGATTTTATCGAGGGAGCAAATCCAGTTTTTATAGGCTTCCATTTTTCCCAAAGCATAAATACCCCCAACCATTGCACCCATTGAAGTTCCGGAAACTGAAAAAATTTCAAAACCTTGCTTCTCAATTTCCTCAATTACTCCAATGTGCGCAATTCCCCTTGCACCTCCACCCGATAATACTAATGATACCTTTCGTTTCATTTAATTGTCTTTGATCATTATTATTTTAAAAAGTATGATGTCCTTTACTTTGCGATCTTAAATTTATGAAAATATAACCTGATATTATAATCACACCAATAATATCTGAATTGTTTGTAAATCCCCCGTTCTAACAAATTAATGCCCGGTAGTCGTATATAAGTGCTGGTAAGGCTGATATAATTTCGGGCTTGTATAAAACTTGTCCCCATAAACATCTCAGTGATATTATTTTCATAATTTCACACAATAAATTAATTCAAAATAGGATTAAACGAATTTGTATTTAAAATTTAAAAAACATGAAACGCTTTTTAACCTTTTTATTTGTTTCTTTTTTACTGTGGAATGTGCCAACGTATTCACAAAAAAAAGTAGTTGACCGTATCATCGAAATCGGCAATACCGACAATCAAACCATGAATCATTTGGATGTTTTTAGCAACCGTTTCGGGGGCCGGCTCATTGGATCGGATGCTTATGAAAATGCCGCTGAATGGGCCGCCAGTAAATTCAAAGAATGGGGAATGCAAGTAGAGATGGATTATTCCGGCACTTTACCTGTAGGATTTAACAGAGGTCCTTGGTTTGGCAGGATGTTGAGTGATAATGGGATGATTTTGCATTTTGCAACCCCCTCTTATACTTCAGGAACCAAGGGTGTTCAAAAAGGACATGTGGTTATTGAACCCAAATCGCAAGGGGAATTCGATAGGATGAAAGGAAAGTTGAAAGGTGCCTGGGTATTAATTTCAGGTAAAAACGAAGGTTGGCCCATCGATATTTCGTCAAAGGCAGATCATTATAGAGATTCCATTATCTCTGTAAATGCTGAAATAGAAAAAAAGAATGGTGAAATCAGGGGTCAGAATCGGCGGAATCCTGAAGGTGAACAAAAACAGCTATTGCCATTGGTCGAGGAACCGGCCTTGTTTTATCGTCAGATGAAAGATGCTGGTATTTTAGGAATTATCCAGTCTTCGTCAAATCCAATCCGTGCACTTTATGATCGAAAAAATATCGACAATATGACTTTCGAAACACTTCCAACCATTCCGGATATTAAATTAGACGAGCACCAATATGCAATCATCGAGCAGATGGCTAAAGAAAGACAACGTTTCGAACTTGAATTCGACATCAGAAATCATTTTAAAATGGGGCCTGTAAAGTATCATAATGTAATTGGAATTATTCCCGGTACAAAATATCCCAATGAATATGTCATGATCGGCGGACATTTGGATGCATTTGATGTGGCAACCGGAGGTGTGGATTGTGGAACTGGCATTGCCGTTACAATGGAAGCTGCCCGATTGATCATGAAAGCAGGCGGTAAACCGGAAAGAACCATCTTGTTTTGCTTGTGGGCCGGTGAAGAATTCGGACTTTTAGGCTCGAAAAGCTGGGTTGAAAATAATAAAGACAAATGGGCCAAAATATCCAATTATTTTAACCGCGATGGAGGGCCGACTGTTGCCAATAGTTTGAGTGTGACTGAAGCTATGTACGCCGATATGGAAAAAATTTGTGAGCCATTAAATGATATTAATCCCGATTTCCCGTTCACCCTAAGCAAACGTAATCCAACGCCACGCCCAAAAAGTGCCGGAGGTTCTGACCATGCATATTTCGCTTTAAATGGGGTTCCTACTCTTTCTTTTGGAACAGCCGATCCCAAAGGCTATGATTTTAATTACGGAGAAATTTGGCATACTGAACGTGATCTGTATAACATGAGTATTCCTGAATACATGAACCATTCTTCAGTTGTTTCTGCCGTTGTAGTGC
Encoded proteins:
- a CDS encoding anaerobic sulfatase-maturation protein — encoded protein: MDNRSGIISFNEAFKKYEGARTFTIMLKPVGSVCNLNCAYCYYLEKKNLYPKTANFKLDEHLLEKFTQQYIREQDVNEITFVWQGGEPGILGIEYFKNALVLQKKYAGSKKINNVFQTNGTYIDENWCEFFRDNNFLVGISVDGPEKLHDYYRKTKSGNSSFHRVMKSVELMHRHRVEFNTLSVVNNLTSAYPLEVYNFLKSIGSTFMQFIPIVERIAVAPETLQLVDNTYDKEAHVTDWSVEPIKFGHFLCSIFDEWVKKDVGQYYVQLFDVTLANWIGEPPGLCVFQETCGMTAVMEHNGDLYSCDHFVYDKYRLGNTNITSPDELMHSKQHAEFSNDKLESLPTDCHDCEFLFACHGACPKHRFMETPNGEQGLNYLCKSYKMFFEHVTPAMNFMMNEINNNRAPANIMNKFQFLNSEAQDKKT
- a CDS encoding sulfatase, giving the protein MNSCSIKEGEAKKETSDQAKLNFLFIPVDDLRPELGCYGDTNIKTPNIDRLAAQGVAFNRTYCQQAVCNPSRVSLLTGLRPDSTKVWDLKIHFRDILPDVVTLPQFFKNNGYTTVGFGKAFHNNDPDTISWSVVPENIAGFPFDPDAVYANEENLKIQAEKAKQLEKAGKKKDQLGYWYVKANATECADVPDDFYYDGAQTTRAIEVLRELKTKNEPFFLSVGYYRPHLPFNAPKKYWDMYDREKIPLAENQFPPKDSPDYAIHGDAELRGYSNSQDLPLPFEKSWSEEKQRKIKHGYYASVSYTDAQIGRLLDELNRLGLAENTVIVLWGDHGWKLGEHNGWSKHTNYEIDTHVPMIISGAGVAAKGKHSNALTEFVDIYPTLCEMANLPVPSYLHGTSVVPLLENPDKEWKSAAFSQYLLGRYRPSPYVKKEMMGYTMRTDRYRYVEWYDWNKDDTRGNLLSKELFDHDTDPQENQNLANQTQYKEIVDMLSHQLADGWRKAIPKN
- a CDS encoding patatin-like phospholipase family protein — encoded protein: MKRKVSLVLSGGGARGIAHIGVIEEIEKQGFEIFSVSGTSMGAMVGGIYALGKMEAYKNWICSLDKIKVFSLIDFSFSTQGLVKGDKVFNKMKEFIPDVNIEDLKINYTAVAADIMNKKEVVFTKGSIFDAIRASISIPTIFTPVKTEDGLLVDGGVINNIPINYAHRTPGDILIVVNVNANIPIDKPVITKKETAIKLSIYQKKIRDFYHHLNKTHPMSKTEKLGYFELINKTIGLMTYHNAQMSLEKYKPDILINISRDSCSTYDFYKAEELVEIGRHAAIKSLKEFYAK
- a CDS encoding M20/M25/M40 family metallo-hydrolase; protein product: MKRFLTFLFVSFLLWNVPTYSQKKVVDRIIEIGNTDNQTMNHLDVFSNRFGGRLIGSDAYENAAEWAASKFKEWGMQVEMDYSGTLPVGFNRGPWFGRMLSDNGMILHFATPSYTSGTKGVQKGHVVIEPKSQGEFDRMKGKLKGAWVLISGKNEGWPIDISSKADHYRDSIISVNAEIEKKNGEIRGQNRRNPEGEQKQLLPLVEEPALFYRQMKDAGILGIIQSSSNPIRALYDRKNIDNMTFETLPTIPDIKLDEHQYAIIEQMAKERQRFELEFDIRNHFKMGPVKYHNVIGIIPGTKYPNEYVMIGGHLDAFDVATGGVDCGTGIAVTMEAARLIMKAGGKPERTILFCLWAGEEFGLLGSKSWVENNKDKWAKISNYFNRDGGPTVANSLSVTEAMYADMEKICEPLNDINPDFPFTLSKRNPTPRPKSAGGSDHAYFALNGVPTLSFGTADPKGYDFNYGEIWHTERDLYNMSIPEYMNHSSVVSAVVVLGIANLNHLLSREGYFIEEKK